In Pseudomonas grandcourensis, the DNA window CGTGACCTGCTGGCCCCGTTCGATGCGCCGGAGCCAGCCGTTTTCGATTCGCCGCTGAAAAACTTCCGCCTGCGCGCCGAGTTCCGCCTGTGGCGCGAGGCCGGCGAGCGTCACTACGCGATGTTTTCCCAGGAAGACAAACGCACGCCGATCCTGATCGAAGAGTTCCCGATTGCCAGCCTGCGCATCAACCAGTTGATGCCGCAGTTGAAGGCAGCGTGGCAAGCGAGTGCGCCCCTGAGCAACAAGCTGTTCCAGGTGGAGTTCCTGACCACTCTGGCTGGCGACGCGATGATCACCCTGTGCTATCACCGCCCGCTGGACGAGCACTGGCATGCGGCGGCGTCGAAACTGGCAGCCGACCTGAACGTCAGCATCATCGGCCGCTCCAAGGGCAAGCGCGAAGTCATCGGTCACGATTATGTGGTCGAGAAGCTGGAAGTCGGCGGTCGCACCTTCAGCTATCGCCAGCCCGAAGGCGCCTTCACCCAGCCCAACGGCACGGTGAACCAGAAGATGCTCAACTGGGCATACGACGCGCTTGGCGATCGCAGCGACGATTTGCTGGA includes these proteins:
- the trmA gene encoding tRNA (uridine(54)-C5)-methyltransferase TrmA gives rise to the protein MIFDSQAYAVQLEEKVTRLRDLLAPFDAPEPAVFDSPLKNFRLRAEFRLWREAGERHYAMFSQEDKRTPILIEEFPIASLRINQLMPQLKAAWQASAPLSNKLFQVEFLTTLAGDAMITLCYHRPLDEHWHAAASKLAADLNVSIIGRSKGKREVIGHDYVVEKLEVGGRTFSYRQPEGAFTQPNGTVNQKMLNWAYDALGDRSDDLLELYCGNGNFTLPLATRVRKVLATEISKTSVNAALSNLSENAVDNVTLVRLSAEELTEALNEVRPFRRLHGIDLKSYEFGSVFVDPPRAGMDPDTCELTRRFDNILYISCNPETLAANIAQLHDTHRITRCAMFDQFPWTHHMESGVMLTRR